A portion of the Granulosicoccus antarcticus IMCC3135 genome contains these proteins:
- a CDS encoding ABC transporter transmembrane domain-containing protein yields MEPSFTRYIWTHTSRQQIWILSVVMFSMIPYYLAFDLPKMIINGPIQGEGFQTAESTQTYLADYLFAGFELNRTQALMVLSLGFLALVIINGIFKYYINTFKGLLGERLLRRIRFDLVDRILRFQPGEFKRIKGGEISSMIKDEVEPLGGFTAEAFVQPVLLGGQALTALAFIFVQHFWLGLVALFMASVQMLVIPRLRRRLLVLGRERQIKSRQLAGRVVEIVEGIDTIHTYDTSNYERADVSSRLGVLFKIRYEIYLRKFKIKFLNNFLAQLTPFLFYLVGGFLAITGRLDVGQLVAVIAAYKELPGPLKELIDWDLAKQDVQVKYEQIIEQFDADEMLPASVQAVDTLGEQTLDKPLSAINLTIEDEGGAVALDNVSVTVEAGQSIALVGDAYSGANVLAEALGGIVRPARGRITAGTQNLAALPESITGRRMTYASADTYFFSGSLEDNLLYGLKHSPLEEVHYADQEAVRRKWERQEANRTGNPFFDLKSNWIDFVSVNGPDGSRGLLESLKQVLAVTHLYDDVFDFALHTIIRAHEHGDLSRQIVTLRKRVREELESRGLTDLIIPFEMESYNDQAQLLDNILFGILTNTRGNGRTVEGTEYLRSTMAETGLDELLYNMGMKIAETVRDLFDNLPPDHPFFDRLDFMDPSEIPHYRALYQRTKSFDFQSINEEDRYAWIELSFRYTESRYRFGLLDDKVISKVIETRKMLLENAPERLRVLIDVYDPEQFQISANLIDNIVFGKVDHRFKDAERQVRSIIEHLLDRQPALFDRIFAVGLTFNVGGGGRRLTAAQRQKFNFARALLRRSDYYIFNRPITGVDQKQQEQILRNTLYFLSKQGENPGIVWVLASQVNARYFDRCIAFDDKAIVDDRLLETFEFVPDSLVVDKLDGPALGRMVE; encoded by the coding sequence ATGGAACCTAGTTTTACGCGCTATATCTGGACGCACACATCGCGCCAACAGATATGGATACTGAGTGTGGTCATGTTCTCCATGATTCCATACTATCTGGCGTTTGATCTGCCCAAGATGATCATCAATGGGCCTATCCAGGGTGAGGGCTTCCAGACAGCCGAGTCTACGCAGACCTACCTTGCGGATTATCTGTTCGCAGGTTTTGAGCTGAATCGAACGCAGGCACTGATGGTTCTGAGCCTGGGCTTTCTTGCCCTGGTTATTATCAACGGCATTTTCAAGTACTACATCAATACCTTCAAGGGACTACTCGGCGAGCGCCTTCTGCGGCGCATTCGGTTTGATCTAGTCGATCGTATCCTGCGCTTTCAGCCTGGTGAATTCAAACGCATCAAGGGGGGCGAGATCTCCAGCATGATCAAGGACGAAGTGGAGCCATTGGGCGGCTTCACGGCCGAAGCGTTTGTACAGCCGGTATTGCTGGGTGGGCAGGCGCTGACGGCTTTGGCATTCATTTTTGTGCAACATTTCTGGTTGGGGCTGGTTGCATTGTTCATGGCCTCTGTCCAGATGCTCGTCATTCCACGATTGCGACGACGTTTGTTGGTGCTGGGCCGTGAGCGGCAGATCAAATCGCGTCAGCTCGCTGGACGAGTGGTCGAGATTGTTGAGGGTATCGATACTATCCACACTTACGATACCTCCAATTATGAGCGTGCTGATGTCTCAAGCCGGTTGGGTGTCCTGTTCAAGATTCGCTATGAAATATATCTGCGAAAGTTCAAGATAAAATTCCTGAACAATTTTCTTGCCCAGCTCACACCCTTTCTGTTCTATCTGGTCGGTGGTTTTCTGGCCATTACCGGGCGACTGGATGTCGGTCAGCTGGTGGCGGTTATCGCCGCCTACAAGGAGCTGCCTGGTCCATTGAAGGAGTTGATCGACTGGGATCTTGCAAAGCAGGATGTGCAGGTCAAGTACGAGCAGATCATCGAACAATTTGATGCCGACGAGATGCTGCCAGCGTCAGTACAGGCAGTGGATACTCTTGGTGAGCAAACACTGGACAAGCCGCTCAGCGCGATTAATCTGACTATCGAGGATGAAGGCGGGGCGGTCGCGCTGGATAACGTTTCTGTCACCGTTGAGGCAGGACAGAGTATTGCACTGGTCGGTGATGCCTATAGTGGCGCGAATGTGCTTGCTGAAGCCTTGGGCGGAATCGTCAGACCGGCCAGGGGCAGGATTACGGCAGGCACGCAGAATCTGGCGGCATTGCCAGAGTCGATTACCGGACGACGCATGACCTATGCCTCCGCCGACACGTATTTCTTTTCGGGCTCTCTGGAAGACAATCTGCTGTACGGCCTGAAGCATAGTCCGTTGGAGGAGGTTCACTACGCAGATCAGGAAGCGGTACGTCGCAAGTGGGAACGACAGGAAGCCAACCGCACCGGTAATCCTTTTTTCGATCTGAAAAGCAACTGGATCGATTTTGTGTCGGTGAATGGCCCTGATGGTTCCAGGGGTTTACTGGAATCTCTCAAGCAGGTGCTCGCTGTGACGCATCTATATGATGATGTCTTCGACTTCGCACTGCATACCATTATCAGGGCGCACGAGCATGGTGATCTGAGCAGACAAATCGTGACGCTACGCAAGCGTGTGCGTGAAGAGCTCGAGTCGAGGGGCCTGACAGATCTGATCATTCCGTTCGAGATGGAGAGTTATAACGACCAGGCGCAACTGTTGGACAATATTCTGTTCGGCATTCTGACCAACACGCGTGGTAACGGGCGCACAGTGGAAGGCACTGAGTATCTGCGCAGCACCATGGCAGAGACCGGGCTTGATGAGCTGTTGTACAACATGGGGATGAAGATTGCTGAAACGGTGCGCGATCTGTTCGATAACCTGCCGCCGGATCACCCCTTCTTCGACCGGCTTGATTTCATGGATCCCAGTGAGATACCTCATTACCGGGCTTTGTATCAAAGAACCAAGAGCTTTGATTTCCAGAGTATCAATGAAGAGGATCGTTATGCCTGGATAGAGCTCAGCTTTCGTTATACAGAATCCCGCTACCGGTTCGGACTACTGGATGACAAGGTGATCAGTAAAGTCATCGAAACCCGCAAAATGCTGTTGGAGAATGCACCGGAACGGCTCAGGGTGTTGATTGATGTCTATGATCCGGAACAATTTCAGATTTCTGCCAATCTTATCGACAATATCGTGTTTGGCAAGGTGGATCATCGCTTCAAGGATGCCGAACGCCAGGTACGCAGCATCATCGAACATTTACTAGATCGACAACCGGCGCTGTTTGACCGGATTTTTGCTGTTGGCCTGACCTTCAACGTCGGGGGTGGTGGGCGTCGACTGACAGCGGCGCAGCGACAGAAATTCAATTTCGCCAGAGCCTTGCTGCGACGTTCCGACTATTACATTTTCAATCGACCGATTACCGGCGTCGATCAGAAGCAGCAAGAGCAAATATTGCGTAATACCCTTTATTTTCTTTCAAAACAGGGGGAGAATCCCGGCATTGTCTGGGTGCTGGCTTCGCAGGTGAATGCACGCTACTTTGATCGTTGCATTGCATTTGATGACAAGGCTATCGTGGATGACAGATTGCTTGAGACATTTGAGTTCGTGCCTGATAGTCTGGTTGTAGACAAGCTTGACGGTCCTGCTTTGGGCAGAATGGTTGAATGA
- a CDS encoding glycosyltransferase family protein — protein sequence MEQDAVRPTGQGSPVLFYVQHLLGIGHLMRAGRIAMALQENGSDVTLVTGGLPVSGFELPGVRQVNLPPIAVSNGNFAELVDADGKLVDDEYRARRCEQLLQVFRQLQPECVIIEAFPFGRRQVRFELLPLIEAIEATEPKPILLSSLRDILQKRLKPERDEETARMIRQHFDKVLVHGDPNFATLDESFSCAKQIADKLVYTGLVCAPRPQPSKEHFDVVVSAGGGAVGARLVHASLDAALKLSQKYSWCIIAGPNMPDDEYAAIASQKTGNITLQRFRPDFPALLCSARLSISQAGYNTVGDILQAKCRSILVPYSASGETEQTDRAVRLQEMGLAQPISENSLSGASLATQVEKLLLQDSPVTSSTLDTQGAVQTAEIVQALISDRHQP from the coding sequence GTGGAACAAGACGCTGTGAGGCCGACAGGGCAAGGATCACCGGTATTATTCTATGTGCAGCACCTGCTTGGCATCGGTCATCTGATGCGAGCGGGCAGAATTGCCATGGCACTTCAGGAAAATGGTTCGGATGTAACGCTGGTCACCGGTGGCTTGCCCGTCAGTGGGTTCGAGCTGCCCGGAGTACGACAGGTCAACTTGCCACCGATTGCGGTGAGCAATGGCAATTTCGCCGAGCTGGTGGATGCTGATGGCAAGCTGGTTGATGATGAGTATCGGGCTCGGCGTTGCGAACAATTACTGCAAGTGTTCAGACAGCTGCAACCGGAATGCGTGATTATCGAAGCGTTTCCGTTTGGCAGACGTCAGGTACGCTTTGAATTACTGCCGTTGATAGAGGCCATTGAAGCCACTGAACCTAAACCGATACTGCTGAGCTCATTGCGAGACATCCTGCAAAAGCGTCTCAAACCTGAGCGCGATGAGGAGACGGCACGCATGATCAGACAGCATTTTGACAAGGTGCTGGTCCATGGTGATCCGAATTTTGCAACTCTGGATGAAAGCTTTTCGTGCGCTAAGCAGATTGCTGACAAGCTTGTTTATACAGGGCTGGTCTGTGCACCGCGACCGCAGCCCTCGAAAGAACATTTTGATGTCGTGGTGTCCGCTGGCGGCGGAGCCGTGGGGGCCAGGCTGGTGCACGCTTCGCTGGATGCGGCCTTGAAGCTGTCACAGAAATATTCATGGTGCATCATTGCCGGACCTAATATGCCGGATGATGAATATGCGGCAATCGCCAGCCAGAAAACTGGCAATATCACGCTACAACGGTTTCGCCCGGATTTTCCGGCTTTACTCTGTAGTGCAAGACTGTCCATTTCACAGGCAGGTTACAACACCGTGGGCGATATACTGCAGGCCAAATGTCGTTCGATACTGGTGCCCTACAGTGCCAGTGGCGAAACCGAACAGACAGACAGGGCTGTTCGGCTGCAAGAGATGGGGCTGGCACAGCCCATCAGTGAGAACAGTTTGTCCGGAGCATCGCTGGCAACACAGGTGGAAAAGCTTTTATTACAGGATTCACCCGTCACAAGCTCAACTCTTGATACACAAGGCGCCGTGCAAACGGCAGAAATAGTGCAAGCTCTGATCTCGGATCGGCACCAACCCTGA
- a CDS encoding glycosyltransferase family 4 protein, with the protein MINQIPRKLVVVLKGYPRLSETFIAQELLGLEQAGIELQLVSLRHPTDNARHAVHDEIRAPVNYLPEYLHQEPGRVLRSFFKVMTQFGFFPSLRKFASDLLHDRTRNRIRRFGQGVVLAAEWPADTQWLHAHFIHTPASVGAYASQILGIPWSVSAHAKDIWTSSDRELADKLASARWVVTCTEIGHRHLQSLAPNPATVHLSYHGIDLDRFPSYHRQPSLRDASKADEPVVILSVGRAVGKKGFDTLLDALAGLPAQLHWRFVHIGAGTELVNLQAQARSLGIDQRISWLGAINQSEVLANYQSADLFVLACRIADDGDRDGLPNVLVEAASQGLPCVSTRVSAIPELFTDEQNALLVEPDDAQALSAALARVFSAPDLRDRLGQAAQEKVRSTLDYHVSIRQLVGLFEEQWNKTL; encoded by the coding sequence ATGATCAATCAGATACCGCGCAAACTGGTGGTGGTGCTCAAAGGCTACCCGCGTTTGTCTGAAACGTTTATCGCCCAGGAACTCCTGGGGCTGGAGCAGGCAGGCATCGAGTTGCAGCTTGTCTCGTTGCGCCACCCTACCGACAATGCCCGGCATGCGGTTCATGATGAGATTCGCGCACCGGTAAACTATCTGCCTGAATATCTTCATCAAGAGCCCGGACGGGTCTTGCGCAGTTTTTTCAAGGTGATGACCCAATTTGGCTTCTTCCCGAGCTTGAGAAAATTTGCCTCGGACCTACTGCATGACCGAACTCGCAATCGTATCCGCAGATTTGGTCAGGGAGTTGTATTAGCGGCTGAATGGCCTGCCGATACGCAATGGTTGCATGCACATTTCATTCATACTCCGGCCTCGGTAGGCGCCTATGCCAGTCAGATACTGGGCATCCCCTGGAGTGTCTCGGCGCATGCAAAAGACATCTGGACCTCATCGGATCGAGAATTGGCTGACAAGTTGGCCAGTGCCCGCTGGGTTGTCACCTGTACAGAAATCGGTCATCGCCATTTGCAGAGCCTGGCACCGAATCCTGCGACGGTTCATCTGAGCTACCACGGTATCGATCTGGATCGGTTCCCGTCGTACCACCGTCAACCCTCACTGCGTGATGCAAGCAAAGCCGATGAGCCTGTGGTCATCCTCAGCGTGGGACGAGCCGTTGGCAAAAAAGGTTTCGATACGTTGCTGGATGCATTGGCCGGACTGCCGGCGCAGCTGCACTGGCGTTTCGTGCATATCGGTGCGGGTACCGAGCTGGTCAATCTTCAGGCACAGGCACGCAGCTTGGGCATCGATCAACGTATCAGCTGGCTTGGGGCTATCAACCAGAGTGAGGTGCTTGCCAATTATCAATCAGCTGATCTGTTTGTTCTGGCCTGTAGGATCGCTGACGACGGCGATCGTGACGGGTTGCCGAATGTGCTGGTAGAGGCTGCCAGTCAGGGCCTGCCGTGTGTGTCTACGCGGGTGTCGGCCATTCCCGAATTGTTTACCGATGAACAGAACGCCTTGCTGGTTGAACCCGATGATGCGCAGGCCTTGAGCGCAGCGCTGGCACGGGTTTTCAGCGCTCCCGACTTGCGTGACCGGCTAGGGCAGGCAGCGCAAGAGAAGGTCAGAAGTACACTGGATTATCATGTCAGCATCCGGCAATTGGTCGGCCTGTTCGAAGAGCAGTGGAACAAGACGCTGTGA
- a CDS encoding glycosyltransferase family protein, translated as MTQLNDARILMYSHDTFGLGHLRRCRTIAHSLVENFSGLSVLIISGSAIAGAFDFRARVDFVKIPSVIKLRNGEYTSLDQHIDLSETVRMRESIIRHTAETFRPDIFLVDKEPMGLQGEVAETLAYLKTCNTQLVLGLRDVMDSPALLAAEWERKELIPKIDALYDQIWVYGPENFYDPMIGMDIPQSLRDRIRFVGFLERQALHAELSDNKQQGDYILVTTGGGGDGVELIRGVMAAYEHDASLTFKTLIVLGPYMPGKERDEFVARGNALASVEIINFDSRMEELIASATAVVSMGGYNTFCEILSFDKPALIVPRTVPREEQLIRTQRAAELDMVDMLLPEEADDPVQMARALKALPQRQRPSERMLNVIEMDGLTSISDIVEEYFQSDRIEQIGRVSKA; from the coding sequence ATGACTCAGTTGAACGATGCGCGGATTCTCATGTACAGCCACGATACTTTCGGGCTGGGACATCTGCGGCGTTGTCGAACCATCGCACATTCGCTGGTCGAGAATTTCAGTGGACTCAGTGTGCTGATCATCTCGGGCTCTGCCATTGCCGGTGCGTTTGATTTTCGTGCCCGCGTTGATTTTGTGAAAATCCCCAGTGTTATCAAGCTGCGTAATGGCGAGTACACATCACTTGACCAGCATATTGATCTGAGTGAGACGGTCCGGATGCGTGAATCCATCATTCGTCATACGGCAGAAACGTTCAGGCCGGATATATTTCTGGTGGACAAGGAGCCCATGGGTTTACAAGGTGAGGTGGCAGAGACACTGGCCTATTTGAAGACCTGTAATACGCAGCTGGTATTGGGTTTACGTGATGTCATGGACTCACCCGCTCTGTTGGCTGCTGAATGGGAACGCAAGGAACTGATTCCAAAAATAGATGCTCTCTATGATCAGATCTGGGTCTACGGTCCCGAGAATTTCTACGATCCGATGATCGGCATGGATATACCTCAGTCCTTGCGCGACAGGATCCGCTTTGTCGGTTTTCTGGAGCGACAAGCCCTGCATGCCGAGCTGTCGGACAACAAGCAGCAGGGTGATTACATACTGGTGACTACCGGTGGTGGTGGTGATGGTGTTGAGCTGATTCGTGGTGTGATGGCCGCCTACGAGCACGATGCCAGTCTGACCTTCAAGACCCTGATTGTGCTGGGTCCCTATATGCCGGGTAAGGAACGCGATGAATTCGTTGCACGTGGTAATGCTCTTGCATCTGTCGAGATCATCAATTTTGATTCGAGAATGGAAGAGCTCATTGCCAGTGCCACGGCTGTAGTTTCCATGGGCGGTTACAATACCTTCTGCGAGATTCTGTCCTTTGACAAGCCTGCCTTGATCGTGCCTCGTACCGTTCCACGAGAGGAGCAGCTGATTCGTACGCAACGGGCCGCCGAACTGGATATGGTGGACATGTTGCTGCCTGAGGAGGCTGATGATCCTGTGCAGATGGCTCGTGCCCTGAAAGCACTGCCGCAACGACAGCGGCCATCAGAGCGAATGCTGAACGTCATCGAAATGGATGGCCTGACCAGCATATCGGATATCGTGGAAGAGTATTTTCAGTCCGATCGCATCGAGCAGATTGGACGGGTCAGCAAGGCATGA